The segment GGATCTATCTGGATAACAAAATGTTATTTTGCACCTCGCGGGAAGATAGAGCCTATCTGAAAAAATTCAACAACCTGTTCATGGACCAGCAAGGAAACATCACCCATGATCAATTCACAGAAATCCCTAGCTACAAAGGCCAGGATAAAATCCGTGTTTCAAGTGATCAAAGTACTATTTGCATCACCATTCAACCCACCACTTTCCCGACAGGTGGTCTGCAAATTTACGATGTAAACGCTGCTAGCTCAAAGTTTGTTCCGCTCCCTTATGTCGGTGATTTAGCACTTTACGATGACATCATTGCCTATGTAGGACAACTGACTTCGATTCAACCGATTGCTTTGGGAAATCCAAGTAATCCCATTCCTGCTATTCCGATTGGCACAAGTCTCTCAGACCGCGTCAACGTGAAGAACATTATTTCCGGTTATAGCAATCAGTCCTTGTAATGCACATTTAATATAAAAATCGAGCTCTCTTCAAGTCGAAACGGACTTGAGGACAGCTCTTTTTTTGCCAGAAATGCATTGTAAGCGGACTTACAGCGGGAGCGGTGAAGGGTAATCTCAGCCCTTTTTGTGGCTTTATTGGACAAATGTATTAATCGGGCCGGAGCATTCAGACATAACATACAGTAGACAACCTGATGCGGTATCCGGTAGATCCCGGCGCGCCTGCCCATCCGGTTGTCCGTCCGCCGGGCCCGGCGGGTCCATTATCCAGCAACACATGAAAGGGGTTTTTATTCGTGAATACGAATATGGCAAAGCGTCGCAGAAATTTATCATCAGGTACTAATCCTTACGTGTTTGTGAGTTATGAACATTCCCTTTACTTTGGCTATATTGCTGTCGTTGATCCTGCACAAAATAAGATCATTGAACGGATTATGGTGGGCCCAAAGCCCGTATCTATGTGCTTGAATAACCAGGAGGATAAGCTTTATGTAGTGAGTAATGCCCAGGATTCGGTCACTATCATTGATGCGTATGAATTTAAAATTATCAAAACCCTTCCCATTAACACTTCGTCCGCTAATAGCGCTCCTGTTGCTATCTTCGCTGCTGCTGGCGTGAACCAAGTCTATGTAGCCCATTCTGGTGACAAGGTCGTTACAATTATTGACGCCGACAAGGACGAGGTTATTGTACAAGTGGAATTGCCTGACGGAAGTGGCTACCCGTTCGCCTTTGCCGGCCAGATGAATAGCGCCTTCGTCTTTGTTGCCTGCAAGTCTAAAGATAATGATAAAGGTAATGTTGTCGCTATTGATGTTAATTCTAACATCGCTCAACCTGTTGGGGATGATATTGAGCTTGAATTTGACGGGACCCACAACCCCTTGGCCCCATCCGTAGCGGGGCTAACCACATTTGGACCGACTGGCATGTTGACTTTTTTTTCATTTCATTTAATTGTTGAATCCAAAACTACAAGTCTGCTGGACAATACGGTATCCGGAGTCCACCTGGACAACAATTTGTTATTTTGCACATCGCAAAAAGATAGAGCTTATCTGAAAAAATTTAAAAAGCTAGCTCTTACCGGGACAGGAAACATTATCTATGATGAGTTTACAGAACCCGCCAGCTTCAAGGGCCAAGATAAAATTCGTGCTACACGTAGTCAAAATTATATTGGCGTCACCATACAGCCCACCACTTCCCCGACAGGTGGTCTGCAACTCTACGATGTAAACACTTCTAGTTCAAAGTTTGTTCCGCTCCCCTATGTAGGTGATCTAGCGTTTGCCGGTGACAGCACGGCTTATGTAGGAGAGGTGAACTCGATTGTTCCGATTGATGTGGGAACGGCAACAGCGCTGCCCGCTCTTCTGATTGGCTACAATTCCACTGATCGCATCACCGTCAATAATATAATCTGCGGTTATAGCAATCAATCCTTGAATGTAGATTTAGTATAAAAATCGAGCTGTCGCTTCAAGTCTAACTGGACTTGGGGGACAGCTTTTTTTCTATCTTACTGGACATTAGGACTATTCGGGCCGGAGCATTCAGACATAACATATAGCAGACAACCTGATGAGGCATCCGGGAGAATCCGGCGCGCCTGCCCATCCGGTTGTCCGTCTGCCGGGCCCGGCGAGTCCATTAAATAGAGCTGCATGAAAGGGGATTTTATCTATGAATGTGAATCTAACAGCAAACCATAACAGAAATACACGCAGCGGCCTTTCTTATGTGTATGCATCTTATGTACTCAACAATTACGCAGGATATGTTGCTGTTATTGATCCCAATACTGATGAGATCATCAAGCGGATTTCAACAGGCCAAAATCCTACCGCTATGTGCCTGACTCCCTCTGGGGATAAGCTTTACGTGGCGGATGAGACTGGGAATGTAGTCTTTGTCTATAGTACGGATAACTTTCGCCTTTTAGGCGGAATTGCAGTTGGCAGCAAACCTGCTGCTATCTTCATAGAATCTAGTGGCAACAAAGGCTATATAGCCAGCTATGAGGCTTCCAGCGTGATCATTTTTGATGCCCACACTTATAGTATAATTACAACTAAAAATATAAAGAACTACGGCATGCCTTTCGCCATTGCGAGCAATGAAAAGAGCCCCTACGTCTATATTGCCTGCAAGAGAGATCCTGCATTAGGAGATTCTGTTCTTGCCTTTGACATTAATGATACTGGGGCTAATGTTATTTCGATTGGACCAGATCTGAAACGTGTATATGATTCGACCCGCAACCCCTTGATCGTTCACCCGAATGGACACACACTGATCGAGCTCGCTGATGTTGGAGTCCTTAATTATGCTGATTTTACGGGTAATTTCACATCTAATACGACAAGTTTTCTGGACAATACGGTATCTGGGGTTTATCTGGACAACGGCTGGTTATTCTGCACTATGCGAGAAGAAAGGGACTTTTTGAAAGTATTTGAGAACCTGGATATTGATGTGTATGGGAACATCACCTCTGAGTATAGCAAAGAAATCCCCAGTTACAAAAGTCAGGATAAAATTCGCACTTCGCTTAACCAAAAGTATGTTGGTGTCACCCTTCAACCCACGTATAACCCGGCGGGTAAATTGCAAATCATCGATGTAGACAGCTTTAATTCGAGGTTTTTTGAATTTGACCTTGTCGGCGATCTGGCGTTCTACTCCGACTCCAAAGCCTATGTGGGAGAAGTAAGCAGGGTTCGTCCCGTTAATCTGGCCACTGGAACAACTATACCTATTATAGACGTCGCGGGAAACTACATGGTGAGGAACATTATTTCCGGATATAGCAATCAATCTTCCTAATGCATTTTTAGTATAGAAACCGAGCTGTCTCTTTAAGTCGAAACGGACTTGGGGGCAGCTCTTTTTTGCCAGAAATGCATTGTTAGCGGACTTACGGCGGGAGCAGTGAAGGGGTGAGCTCTGCCCTTTTTGTGACTTTCATGGACAAATGGATTATTCGGGTCGGAGCATTCAGACATAACATATAGCAGACAACCTGATGCGGCATCCGGATACAACCGGCGCGCCTGCCCATCCGGTCGTCCGTCCGCCGGGCCCGGCGGGTCCATTATCCAGCAGCACATGAAAGGGGTTTTTATTCGTGAATACGAATACTACAAACCGTCACAGAAATTTATTATCAGGTACTAATCCTTACGTGTTTGTGAGTTATGAACATTCCCTTTACTTTGGCTATATTGCTGTCGTTGATCCTGCACAAAATAAGATCATTGAACGGATTATGGTGGGCCCAAAGCCCGTATCTATGTGCTTGAATAACCAGGAGGATAAGCTTTATGTAGTGAGTAATGTCCAGGATTCGGTCACTATCATTGATGCGTATTCCTTTAAAGTTATCAAAACCCTTCCCATTAGCAGTTCGTCCGCTCAAATTGCTCCTGTTGCTATCTTCGCTGCTCCTCGCGTGAACAAAGTCTATGTAGCCCATTCTGGTGACAAGGCCGTTACAATTATTGACGCTGACAAGGACGAGGTTATTGCACAAGTGGAATTGCCTGACGGAAGTGGCTACCCGTTCGCCTTTGCCGGTAACATGAATAACGACTTTGTCTTTGTTGCCTGCAAGTCTAAAGATAATGATAAAGGTAATGTTGTCGGTATTGATGTTGAATATAACACCGCTCAACCTGTTGGGGATGATATTGAGCTTGAATTTGACGGGATCCACAACCCCTTGACCTTTTATCCAAACGGAGCGGGGCTGGTCACATTTGGACCGACTGGCATGGTGGTTGTTTCTTCATTTCATGCAATTTTAGAGTCCAAAGCTACAAGTCTGCTGGACAATACAGTATCTGGAGTATACCTGGACAACAATTTGTTATTTTGCACATCGCAAGAAGATAGAGCTTATCTGAAAAAATTTAAAAACCTATTTTTTAACGGGCAAGGAAACATTACCTATGATGAATTTACAGAACCCGCCAGCTTCAAGGGCCAAGATAAAATTCGTGCTACACGTAGTCAAAATTATATTGGCGTCACCATACAGCCCACCACTTCCCCGACAGGTGGTCTGCAACTCTACGATGTAAACACTTCTAGTTCAAAGTTTGTTCCGCTCCCCTATGTAGGTGATCTAGCGTTTGCCGGTGACAGCACGGCTTATGTAGGAGAGGTGAACTCGATTGTTCCGATTGATGTGGGAACGGCAACAGCGCTGCCCGCTCTTCTGATTGGCTACAATTCCACTGATCGCATCACCGTCAATAATATAATCTGCGGTTATAGCAATCAATCCTTGAATGTAGATTTAGTATAAAAATCGAGCTGTCGCTTCAAGTCGAACTGACTTGGGCGGCAGCTTTTTTTCTATCTTACTGGACATTAGGACTATTCGGGCCGGAGCATCCGGACATAACATATAGCAGACAACCTTATGAGGCTTCCGGGAGAATCCGGAGCGCCTGCCCATCCGGTTGTCCGTCTGCCGGGCCCGGCGAGTCCATGAGCTAGAAGCACATGAAAGGGGTTTTTATTCGTGAACACGAATATGGCAAACTGCAGAAGGAATCTATCAGCAGCTCATCCTTATGTCTATGTAAGTTATGAAATAAATTCCAATTATGGATATATCGCCGTCATTGATCCTGTACAAGATACGATAGTCAAAAGGATTAGAGTGGGCAGCCGGCCTGGACCCATGTGCATGGACCCCGCAGAGGAAAAGCTTTTCGTGGTTAATACTGATAGTGATTCAGTTACCATCATCGATACGAATACCTTGAAGGTTCTGAATAGTGTTCATATTGGCAATTCGCTCTACAGGAGCTATCCTAATGCTATCTTCGCTGCTCCTAAAGGCGATAAAATCTACGTAGGCCATTCAGGTGATTCGAGCGTTACAATTATTGACTCCGTCACCAATGAGGTTATTAAACAAGTGGAAATGGTCCCACCCGGAATTGGCATCCCTTTCGCCTTTGCGGGCAATAAGAATAGCTCCTATGTCTATGTTGCACGCACGTTTGCTGATTTGGCACGAGATAGAGTGGTCGCTATTGGCATTGACGATGATATCGCTCATCCGTATGGTGAAGATATTGAGCTAAACTTTGAACCAACCAGCAACCCCTTGGCCGTTCATCCGGACGGGCACACCCAAGTCACGTTAGGATATAACGGCATGCTCACCTATTTTGACGGTGATGCAATTGGGGAATCCAGTACGTCAAGTTTGCTCGCCAACACGGTTTCCGGGGTCTACACGGACGACAAAAGACTATTCTGTACTATGCGCGAAGACAGAAATTATCTGAAAGGAATTAAAAATCTGTCCATAGATAAGTATGGAATCATCACCTATGAGAGTTTTGTGGATTTCCCCAGTTACAAAGGGCAGGATAAAATTCGTCTTTCCCGTAAGCAACTCTACATGGGCGTTACCATTCAACCCACTGATTTCCATACAGGTGGAGTGCAAATCGTTGACTTAAGCGAAGGCTATCGCGATTTAGTTACACTTCCTGTTGTCGGTGATCTGGCGTTTTATTCAGATACCAAGGCTTATGTGGGAGAACTGAACACGGTTCGTCCGATTGATGTGGCAACTTTCACAGTTCTACCCGCTATCCAGATTGGGCGAGAGAACATCACTGTCAAGAATTTAATTTCTGGTTATAGCACTCAATCCTAGCAGTAATCAATTATATAGGCCATTAACCGTTAAGGCGGAGCTGTCTCTTAAGGTCGAATTTGACTTGTAGGCAGCTCTTTTTTCATCCTCATGAGTCTCTTATCTTCTTCGTTACCCCTGCCCGTTGTGTGGACGAAACTGGACGTTATAGTTGTTCTGACTTGAGAATCCATACATACCCTATAACAGACATCCAATCGCAGTTTTCTGACAATATATTACATATTCACCCTGGTTGTCGGTCCGCCGGGTCCATCCGATTCATACACAAGAAAGGGTATTTCAACCTTATATGGTCATGTCGCTGTAATTGATCCGATACAAGACCGGTTGACCAAACGAATTCCGGTAGAAGCCAATGCTGGCCCTATGGCTATGGATCCGACAGAAAAGAGATTATACGTTGTGAATACCGGCGCAGATACTGTCACCGTCATTGGCCACAAAGCCTATGTAGCCAATTTCAATGACAGAGCCGTAACGATTATTAATACCCAAACGAATAAGGTTATAACAAAAAAGGATATGGGCCCCGGTAAGCCTTTCGCCTTTGCGAGCAATGAGAAAAGCTCCTTTGTCTATGTCGCCTGCAGGGTTGCCGATGGACGCGATTACATTGTCGCCTTTTCCATTGAGGATAACATTGGCTATCAGTATGGCAACGAATTTAATCTTACCTTTGATGAGACCCGCAACCCCTTGACTGTTTCCCCGGATGGAAACACCCAAATCACGTTGGGAACTAACGGTATCCTTTGTTTTTTTGATGATGATGTGAAAGGCCAGCCTACCACATTAAGTTTACTGGACAATACGGTATCCGCAGTCTACCTGGATAACAAATTGTTATTTTGTACCTCGCAAGAAGGAAAGAGCTATCTGAAACGAATTGTTGACCTCACTGTTAGTCCGAACGGACAAATAAGCTATGATGATTTTAAAGATATTAACAGCTTCAAAGGGCAGGATAAAATTCGTTTTTCCCGCAATCAAAAGTATATAGGCATTACCGTACAGCCAACTAATTTCCCGAGGGGTGGTCTGCAAATCTACAATATAACCGCTATCCAGTCCCGGTACGTCTCGCTTGATTCAGTCGGCGATCTGGCATTCTTCTCAGACACCAAGGCCTATGTGGGAGAATTTCAAGGGATTCGTCCGATCGATCTGGATACTGCAACGGCCCTCCCCGCTATCACACTTGGTTCCTATGACACCACTCCAGTTCAAGTCAAGAATATTATCTCCGGTTATCGCAACCAATCCTAGCAACGCCCTTGAAAGGAGATGTAACCATGACCACAGACATGACCAAAACAAAGACAGCAGCCTCTGGTAGTTTTTACCTCTATGTTGACTATGTAAATTATAATGTTTCCGGGTATCTTGCCTTTATAGATCCTGAGCGCGATGAGGTGATCCGCACTATTATAGTGGGCTTCGATCCTGGCCCAATGTGCATTGATGTTGATGAAAAGATGCTTTATGTGCTGAGCAGCTTGGGCAGCTCCGTTACTGTCGTTGATACAAAAACAATGAAGGTTACGACTAGCCTTCACGTTGGCCAAGGAAATGCTTCCTACCCTGTTGCAATCTTCGCTTCTCCAGTAGGCGGAAAACTCTATATAGCCGATTCCGGTGAAAAAACAGTTGTGATTATTAATACCCTCACGAATGCTATTATAAAGGATGTGGATGTGGGCCCAGGCAAGCCCTTTGCCTTTGCGAGCAATAAGAATAGCAATTTTGTCTATGTTGCCTGTAAGGTTGCCGATGGTGAAGATTACGTTGTCGCTATTTCTCTCAAGGATGACAGCGCTTATGCGTATGGCAAGGAAATGGGGCTTACCTTTGACGGAACTCACAACCCCTTAGTGGTCCACCCGGATGGGCATACCCAAATTACGCTGGGAACTACTGGTATGCTTGTTCACACAGATGATAAAATTGGCAAGCCGGTTACGTCAAGTTTGCTGGACGATACGGTTTCCGGCGTCTACCTGGACAACAAAATGTTGCTTTGTACCATGGACGCAGGAAAAAAATATCTGAAACGATTTACAGATCTGGCTGTTGATAAAGAAGGGCACATAACTTACGATGATTTTATAGATGTCCCCAGCTTTGAAAGTCAGGATGTAATTCGTTATTCGCGTATGCAAGGCTTTATTTGCATCACCATACAGCCCACAACTACACCCTTGGCTGCAGTGCAAATCTACACTTCAACCGGTATTAATTTCCCGCTAGCAAGATTTCCTCATGTCGGCGATCTGGCGTTTTCCTCGGATACCAAGGCCTATGTGGCATTAATTAATAGTATTTGTCCGATTGATCTGAACACCGCAAGGGTCCTGCCCGAAATCCCGATGAGTCCTATAAACAAGGATACTAACCAAGTCAGAAGTATTGTTTGCGGTTATCGCAATCAATCCTAGCAATGCTCTTTTTACAAGCCAGCAGGATGTTGCCTTTGAGGCAATGAGAATAGCGATTTTGTCATCCACACATGGCTCATCGTTTTCTGAGTAAAGACAAAAATACAGCGGATCTCCAATTATTGGAGATCCGCTGCTTTGTTAGACTTTAATGTTCTGGAGCATGGACAGCGTTAATTCATTAGCAACCCGTCCAATCCGCCTGCTTACATATGCCCCAGCAGATTGGAGATGACTTGCGCGCTCTCGGCGCGGGTCATGGTCTCCTGAGGCGCGAATTGCTGGTTGCCGCGTCCTTGGATCAGGCCCATCTGTTCAGCGGTAACGGCAGCGTTCTTCGCCCAATCCTGAATCCGGGAATAGTCACTGAACGAGCTGGCAGCAGATTCACTGCTGCTCTTGCTTCCCTTCAAGTGTACATAAGCACGGACAATCATGACTGCCATTTCCTCGCGGGTAATGCGCTCATCCGGAGCGAAGGTCTCCTTGCTGCGTCCCTGCACAATGCCTGCTTCGTTCACTGCTGCTACAGCTTCGGTGTACCAGGCTTTGGCATCCACATCGGTGAAGACTGATGCGGCTGAGCTTGCCGCCTTAAGGCCAAGCGCACGTGTAATCATCGCGGCGAATTGCGCCCTTGTGACTTCTCCTTGCGGATTAAATTGGCCGCTGGAAATCCCTTCAATAATATGCTTCGCAGCCATGGACTTGATTACACCGCTGGCCCAGCTGTTGCTGCTGACATCGGTGAAGCTCTTATCGTACTCCAGTACGGCGTACTGGCTGAAATGCTGGACAGCGGCAGTAAACTTTCGATTACTATCTACCAGCTTACCGCCCACATATTCCACTGCTCCGCTGGCAGCGATATGGTAGACGCCAAGCAAATCGCGGTTCGCCATAGAATCTACTGCGAAGGTCACAGTCAGCGGCTTGGCAAAAGCCGTCACCGGTACGGTGCTTCCGTCCGCAGCAACAACCTCCAGGCTGAAGCTGATTACCTCGCTCGCCGCTGTTAACCGGACAGACCCGTTGACTGCCGGATTATTCATCCGCTGTTGTAGGCTGTCAGCGTCTGTCTTCACCGCAGATAGCCTGATGGCAACTCCATCGGCTTGACCTCCACCTGCAACAACAGTATTCAGGATACTCTTCAAAGCTTCCGGGCCCAGATCAACAGCAATTGTATTCCAGGCAAGACGCAGGGTGTTCGCGCCTGTCATGCTTGTGACTCCTGCCGGAAGCAGCACGGATTCCGTAGCGTCCGTAAGCTGAATGGTTACGATTCCGTCTGCCGGAGCCGTGAAATCATCCTGATGAAGCACCTTCTCCGTCTGTGGAGACGGGGAAGGCGTTACAGCCGGTTTCGGTGTTGGTGTTGCAGTCGGTGCCGGTATCCATACCGGCTCATTCGTTGGAGCCGATGTGGCTGACGGTTCAGGAGCTGGTGTTGGCGTCGGGGTTGGTGGCTGCTCCACCGGCGGCAGCTCTTCTTCGCTTACCGTCACCGTTCTTGTCACTTCTTCGGCTGCGTTGCCGGCTGTATCTCTGACATTATAATGGAAGATATATTCCCCTGCTTGCGCCGTATCCAGTTCGGTCAAGCTGTAGACATCACTGGTTACGGTGGTCTCAATGCGTTCTGTGATATCTCCGTCCTGATCGTCATAAGCGGTAGCTCCCGCATCGGTGTATTCCGCTCCGACCGGCAGATTGACTGTCGCCTCGCCATTTAGGGTGATTACCGGCGGTACCGTATCCGGTTCCGGCAGCGTGATCGTTCCGCTGGCAACGCCCGCTGCCGCTGCTTCTCCCTTGCTTAAGGTTACCGAGAAGGTGAAGCTGCCTTCAGCATCCTCAGTGGCTTCCTGGAATGCAGACAAGGTAATGTCACCCAAGGTAACGCCCGTAGCCTGGAAGCCAGGCCATCCGCCTATCGTCTGCGCCAGCCAGTTCTGTACAGCTTCTTCACTATTCGCTTGCGCCTTCTTGACGCTGTAAACCGCTCCTTCAATCATACTCTTCGCCTCAAGCACAGCCTGTTCATTGGCTGTACTGACCAAGTCCTTCGCCACAGCCAGATAGCTGATCAGCGAAGCCTGGCTGAAAGTATTGTTCACCGAATATTTCACCGTACCGCTGACCGGCAGCGTGAAATCATGTTGAACCTTCAC is part of the Paenibacillus sp. FSL M7-0420 genome and harbors:
- a CDS encoding YncE family protein — encoded protein: MNTNTTNRHRNLLSGTNPYVFVSYEHSLYFGYIAVVDPAQNKIIERIMVGPKPVSMCLNNQEDKLYVVSNVQDSVTIIDAYSFKVIKTLPISSSSAQIAPVAIFAAPRVNKVYVAHSGDKAVTIIDADKDEVIAQVELPDGSGYPFAFAGNMNNDFVFVACKSKDNDKGNVVGIDVEYNTAQPVGDDIELEFDGIHNPLTFYPNGAGLVTFGPTGMVVVSSFHAILESKATSLLDNTVSGVYLDNNLLFCTSQEDRAYLKKFKNLFFNGQGNITYDEFTEPASFKGQDKIRATRSQNYIGVTIQPTTSPTGGLQLYDVNTSSSKFVPLPYVGDLAFAGDSTAYVGEVNSIVPIDVGTATALPALLIGYNSTDRITVNNIICGYSNQSLNVDLV
- a CDS encoding YncE family protein; the encoded protein is MNVNLTANHNRNTRSGLSYVYASYVLNNYAGYVAVIDPNTDEIIKRISTGQNPTAMCLTPSGDKLYVADETGNVVFVYSTDNFRLLGGIAVGSKPAAIFIESSGNKGYIASYEASSVIIFDAHTYSIITTKNIKNYGMPFAIASNEKSPYVYIACKRDPALGDSVLAFDINDTGANVISIGPDLKRVYDSTRNPLIVHPNGHTLIELADVGVLNYADFTGNFTSNTTSFLDNTVSGVYLDNGWLFCTMREERDFLKVFENLDIDVYGNITSEYSKEIPSYKSQDKIRTSLNQKYVGVTLQPTYNPAGKLQIIDVDSFNSRFFEFDLVGDLAFYSDSKAYVGEVSRVRPVNLATGTTIPIIDVAGNYMVRNIISGYSNQSS
- a CDS encoding YncE family protein, with the translated sequence MTTDMTKTKTAASGSFYLYVDYVNYNVSGYLAFIDPERDEVIRTIIVGFDPGPMCIDVDEKMLYVLSSLGSSVTVVDTKTMKVTTSLHVGQGNASYPVAIFASPVGGKLYIADSGEKTVVIINTLTNAIIKDVDVGPGKPFAFASNKNSNFVYVACKVADGEDYVVAISLKDDSAYAYGKEMGLTFDGTHNPLVVHPDGHTQITLGTTGMLVHTDDKIGKPVTSSLLDDTVSGVYLDNKMLLCTMDAGKKYLKRFTDLAVDKEGHITYDDFIDVPSFESQDVIRYSRMQGFICITIQPTTTPLAAVQIYTSTGINFPLARFPHVGDLAFSSDTKAYVALINSICPIDLNTARVLPEIPMSPINKDTNQVRSIVCGYRNQS
- a CDS encoding YncE family protein, whose amino-acid sequence is MNTNMAKRRRNLSSGTNPYVFVSYEHSLYFGYIAVVDPAQNKIIERIMVGPKPVSMCLNNQEDKLYVVSNAQDSVTIIDAYEFKIIKTLPINTSSANSAPVAIFAAAGVNQVYVAHSGDKVVTIIDADKDEVIVQVELPDGSGYPFAFAGQMNSAFVFVACKSKDNDKGNVVAIDVNSNIAQPVGDDIELEFDGTHNPLAPSVAGLTTFGPTGMLTFFSFHLIVESKTTSLLDNTVSGVHLDNNLLFCTSQKDRAYLKKFKKLALTGTGNIIYDEFTEPASFKGQDKIRATRSQNYIGVTIQPTTSPTGGLQLYDVNTSSSKFVPLPYVGDLAFAGDSTAYVGEVNSIVPIDVGTATALPALLIGYNSTDRITVNNIICGYSNQSLNVDLV
- a CDS encoding YncE family protein → MNTGADTVTVIGHKAYVANFNDRAVTIINTQTNKVITKKDMGPGKPFAFASNEKSSFVYVACRVADGRDYIVAFSIEDNIGYQYGNEFNLTFDETRNPLTVSPDGNTQITLGTNGILCFFDDDVKGQPTTLSLLDNTVSAVYLDNKLLFCTSQEGKSYLKRIVDLTVSPNGQISYDDFKDINSFKGQDKIRFSRNQKYIGITVQPTNFPRGGLQIYNITAIQSRYVSLDSVGDLAFFSDTKAYVGEFQGIRPIDLDTATALPAITLGSYDTTPVQVKNIISGYRNQS
- a CDS encoding YncE family protein, which encodes MNTNMANCRRNLSAAHPYVYVSYEINSNYGYIAVIDPVQDTIVKRIRVGSRPGPMCMDPAEEKLFVVNTDSDSVTIIDTNTLKVLNSVHIGNSLYRSYPNAIFAAPKGDKIYVGHSGDSSVTIIDSVTNEVIKQVEMVPPGIGIPFAFAGNKNSSYVYVARTFADLARDRVVAIGIDDDIAHPYGEDIELNFEPTSNPLAVHPDGHTQVTLGYNGMLTYFDGDAIGESSTSSLLANTVSGVYTDDKRLFCTMREDRNYLKGIKNLSIDKYGIITYESFVDFPSYKGQDKIRLSRKQLYMGVTIQPTDFHTGGVQIVDLSEGYRDLVTLPVVGDLAFYSDTKAYVGELNTVRPIDVATFTVLPAIQIGRENITVKNLISGYSTQS